The following coding sequences are from one Candidatus Kinetoplastibacterium galatii TCC219 window:
- a CDS encoding response regulator translates to MAKILVVDDEVGIRELLSEILYNEGHTVEQAENAAQAREIRLRLRPDLVLLDIWMPDTDGVSLLKEWISQGLLTMPVIMMSGHASIDIAVEATRIGAMDFLEKPISLQKLLKTVAAGLLRNRTLQSSNFKTPRSVTKEITSANEDSSWSDTCLVPIDQNGSCKLGNVSLDQPLRDARDAFERVYFEYHLMRDGYSMTRVSERTGLERTHLYRKLKQLGITSTNRRRNNDSK, encoded by the coding sequence TTATATAATGAGGGTCATACAGTCGAACAGGCAGAAAATGCAGCACAGGCTAGGGAAATACGTTTACGTTTACGCCCAGATCTAGTTTTATTAGATATTTGGATGCCTGATACAGATGGGGTAAGTTTGCTAAAAGAGTGGATCTCGCAAGGTTTATTGACTATGCCTGTTATAATGATGAGTGGACATGCAAGCATTGATATTGCTGTAGAAGCTACACGCATAGGAGCTATGGATTTTTTAGAGAAACCGATCTCTTTGCAGAAATTATTAAAGACTGTTGCTGCTGGATTACTTAGAAATAGAACATTGCAATCCTCAAATTTTAAAACCCCTCGTTCTGTTACAAAAGAAATTACAAGCGCTAATGAGGATTCTAGTTGGTCTGATACATGCTTAGTACCAATTGATCAAAATGGCAGTTGTAAGCTTGGTAATGTTTCTTTAGATCAGCCACTGCGTGATGCCCGTGATGCTTTTGAGCGCGTTTATTTTGAATATCATTTGATGCGTGATGGTTATAGCATGACCCGTGTTTCTGAAAGGACTGGATTAGAGCGTACGCATCTTTATCGCAAACTGAAACAACTTGGCATCACTTCGACAAACAGAAGAAGAAATAATGATTCTAAATGA